A genomic stretch from Brucella sp. BE17 includes:
- a CDS encoding nicotinate-nucleotide adenylyltransferase: protein MRFGFGLCALKARYPGVDAQYLRMPHVEKGMTVGLFGGSFNPPHQGHALVAEIAVRRLRLDQLWWMVTPGNPLKDRRELATLAERIKLSEQVASDPRIKVTALEAAFNVRYTADTLALIAHANPGVHFVWVMGADNLASFHRWQRWREIAQNFPIAVIDRPGSTLAYLSSHMAQTFSDSRLDEYYAPMLARRQPPVWTFIHGPRSQLSSTALRGQKLKK from the coding sequence ATGCGGTTCGGCTTCGGGTTATGCGCATTGAAAGCACGTTACCCAGGCGTAGATGCGCAATATCTGCGCATGCCGCATGTCGAAAAGGGAATGACGGTCGGGTTGTTCGGCGGATCGTTCAACCCCCCCCATCAGGGCCATGCGTTGGTTGCTGAAATTGCTGTCCGGCGGTTGAGGCTCGACCAGCTCTGGTGGATGGTCACGCCCGGCAATCCGTTGAAGGATCGTCGCGAACTGGCCACGCTTGCCGAGCGGATCAAGCTCAGTGAGCAAGTGGCCTCCGATCCACGTATAAAGGTTACTGCGCTGGAGGCTGCATTCAACGTGCGTTATACAGCCGATACACTGGCGCTGATTGCCCATGCCAATCCGGGTGTGCATTTCGTCTGGGTTATGGGCGCGGATAATCTCGCTTCATTTCACCGCTGGCAGCGCTGGCGTGAAATCGCGCAGAACTTCCCGATTGCGGTTATAGACCGCCCCGGTTCGACGCTTGCTTATTTATCATCGCATATGGCGCAGACCTTCTCCGATAGTCGGCTCGATGAATATTACGCGCCAATGCTGGCACGTCGTCAGCCGCCAGTCTGGACT
- a CDS encoding glutamate-5-semialdehyde dehydrogenase, which produces MLDKVDAGTDIADIMAEVGRKAKAAAGPLSIASPQQKNEALEAAASAILASRDAVLAANRLDLDQAEKSGMAASFIDRLRLDDARIQGIADGIRTIAALPDPVGAVIAEWDRPNGLHIERVRTPLGVIGVIYESRPNVTADAGALCLKAGNAVILRGGSDSAHSSAAIHKALVSGLRSSGLPEDAIQIVPVTDRTAVGEMLKGLHGAIDVIVPRGGKSLVARVQSEARVPVFAHLEGICHLYIDGSADCDMARAIAVNAKMRRTGICGAAETLLVDRAVAQTHLKPVLRDLAAKGCEIRGSDEVRALYPDAKPANEEDWSTEYLDAIISVALVDGVSGAIDHINRYSSHHTEAVVAEDGGVVARFFNEIDSAILLHNASTQFADGGEFGMGAEIGIATGKMHARGPVGVEQLTSFKYRVRGNGQVRG; this is translated from the coding sequence ATGCTCGATAAAGTGGATGCCGGAACCGATATTGCAGACATCATGGCAGAGGTTGGCCGCAAGGCCAAAGCCGCTGCCGGTCCGCTTTCCATTGCGTCGCCTCAACAAAAGAACGAAGCGTTGGAAGCAGCAGCCAGCGCAATTCTTGCAAGCCGAGATGCCGTCCTTGCCGCCAACAGACTTGATCTTGACCAAGCGGAAAAAAGCGGCATGGCCGCATCCTTCATCGACCGCTTGCGGCTTGATGATGCCCGTATTCAGGGCATCGCCGATGGTATCCGCACCATTGCCGCCTTGCCGGATCCCGTTGGTGCTGTGATCGCCGAATGGGATCGTCCGAATGGGCTGCATATAGAGCGGGTGCGCACACCGCTCGGCGTCATCGGTGTTATTTACGAAAGCCGCCCAAATGTAACTGCCGACGCCGGCGCGCTTTGCCTCAAGGCAGGAAATGCGGTGATCCTGCGTGGTGGATCGGATTCCGCGCATTCGTCAGCGGCTATTCACAAGGCTTTGGTGAGCGGTCTTCGCTCTTCTGGTCTTCCAGAGGATGCAATCCAGATCGTTCCGGTCACGGATCGTACGGCCGTGGGTGAAATGCTTAAAGGCTTGCACGGTGCAATCGATGTGATCGTGCCGCGTGGGGGCAAGAGCCTTGTCGCGCGCGTCCAGTCGGAAGCGCGCGTGCCTGTTTTCGCGCATCTTGAAGGTATCTGTCATCTTTACATCGACGGTTCCGCCGACTGCGACATGGCGCGTGCCATTGCTGTCAACGCCAAGATGCGGCGTACCGGCATTTGCGGTGCCGCCGAGACACTGCTGGTTGACCGCGCCGTGGCTCAGACGCACCTCAAACCAGTTTTGCGCGATCTTGCCGCAAAGGGCTGCGAAATTCGCGGTAGCGATGAGGTGAGGGCGCTTTATCCAGACGCAAAGCCCGCAAATGAAGAAGACTGGTCAACGGAATATCTCGACGCAATCATATCGGTTGCGCTGGTCGATGGCGTTTCAGGCGCAATCGACCACATCAACCGCTATTCCTCGCATCATACCGAGGCAGTCGTGGCGGAAGATGGCGGTGTTGTCGCGCGCTTCTTCAACGAGATCGATTCGGCCATCCTCCTGCACAATGCTTCGACGCAGTTTGCCGATGGCGGCGAGTTCGGCATGGGGGCTGAAATCGGCATTGCAACCGGCAAGATGCATGCGCGCGGGCCGGTCGGTGTCGAACAACTGACCTCGTTCAAATATCGCGTGCGCGGCAATGGTCAGGTGCGAGGTTAG
- the proB gene encoding glutamate 5-kinase, giving the protein MLRQLRDYRRIIIKIGSALLVDRTSGLKQNWLESLGQDIAALHHAGVEVLVVSSGAIALGRTVLGLPKKTLKLEESQAAAAAGQIALAKAYADVLGGHGIKSGQILVTLADTEERRRYLNARATIETLLKLSAVPIINENDTVATTEIRYGDNDRLAARVATMMGADLLILLSDIDGLYTAPPHKNPDAQFLPLVESITPQIEAMAGAAASELSRGGMKTKLDAGKIANAAGTAMIITSGVRMGPLSAIDRGERATLFEPSHMPVNAWKTWISGNLEPAGRLTVDAGAAKALKSGKSLLPAGVRDIEGHFERGDTVAVLGEDRREIARGLIAYDAQDARKIAGHKSDEIGAILGYDARAAMIHRNDLVVRTASEVKAA; this is encoded by the coding sequence ATGTTGAGACAACTCAGGGATTATCGCCGCATCATCATCAAGATCGGTTCCGCTCTTTTGGTGGACCGCACGTCCGGCCTTAAGCAGAATTGGCTGGAAAGCCTTGGGCAGGATATAGCAGCGCTGCACCATGCCGGCGTTGAGGTGCTGGTGGTTTCATCGGGCGCGATTGCTCTGGGCCGTACGGTTCTGGGTCTGCCGAAGAAAACACTCAAGCTTGAGGAAAGTCAGGCGGCTGCGGCGGCAGGACAGATCGCACTCGCCAAGGCTTATGCAGATGTGCTCGGAGGTCATGGCATCAAGTCCGGCCAGATTCTGGTGACACTCGCCGATACCGAGGAGCGCCGCCGCTATCTTAATGCCCGTGCTACCATTGAGACGCTTTTGAAGCTCAGCGCAGTGCCGATTATCAACGAGAATGACACGGTCGCTACGACCGAAATCCGCTATGGGGACAATGACCGGTTGGCCGCACGTGTCGCGACCATGATGGGGGCTGATCTTCTGATCCTGCTTTCCGACATTGACGGGCTCTACACCGCTCCCCCGCACAAGAACCCGGATGCGCAATTCCTGCCGCTGGTCGAAAGTATCACGCCGCAGATCGAGGCCATGGCGGGTGCTGCCGCATCTGAATTATCGCGCGGTGGCATGAAGACCAAACTTGATGCAGGCAAAATAGCCAATGCGGCCGGCACTGCAATGATCATCACGTCAGGCGTGCGCATGGGGCCGCTTTCGGCTATCGATAGGGGCGAAAGAGCGACCTTGTTCGAGCCGTCGCACATGCCGGTGAATGCGTGGAAGACCTGGATTTCCGGTAATCTGGAACCTGCTGGCCGCTTGACGGTCGATGCGGGTGCCGCAAAGGCGCTCAAATCCGGCAAGTCGCTTCTGCCTGCCGGAGTGCGCGATATCGAAGGGCATTTCGAGCGGGGTGATACGGTCGCAGTGCTTGGTGAGGACCGACGGGAAATCGCGCGCGGACTGATCGCATATGATGCCCAGGACGCGCGCAAAATTGCCGGGCATAAAAGCGATGAGATCGGAGCGATTCTTGGTTATGATGCTCGTGCTGCCATGATCCATCGTAACGATCTGGTGGTGCGTACCGCCAGTGAAGTTAAAGCCGCATAA
- the obgE gene encoding GTPase ObgE, with protein sequence MKFLDQAKIYIRSGAGGAGAVSFRREKFLEFGGPDGGDGGRGGDVWVEAVDGLNTLIDYRYQQHFRAKTGMHGMGRNMTGGKGDDVVLKVPVGTQIFEEDNETLICDITEIGQRYRLAKGGNGGFGNLHFTTSTNRAPRRANPGLEGIERTIWLRLKLIADAGLVGLPNAGKSTFLASVTAAKPKIADYPFTTLHPNLGVARVDGREFVIADIPGLIEGASEGVGLGDRFLGHVERTRVLLHLVSAQEDDVGQAYKVIRGELEAYAHGLADKPEIVALSQVDTLDPDARKAKVKALKKACGHEPLLLSAVSHEGLNDTLRRLASIIDQSRAAEAGTSEDDDASQTVGN encoded by the coding sequence ATGAAATTTCTCGATCAGGCCAAGATCTATATCCGCTCCGGCGCGGGCGGGGCAGGGGCCGTGTCGTTCCGGCGCGAGAAGTTTCTTGAGTTCGGTGGCCCCGATGGTGGTGATGGCGGGCGCGGCGGCGATGTCTGGGTTGAGGCGGTTGATGGTCTCAACACGCTGATTGATTATCGTTATCAGCAGCACTTCCGTGCCAAGACCGGCATGCACGGCATGGGCCGCAACATGACCGGCGGCAAGGGCGACGATGTCGTGCTCAAGGTGCCGGTCGGCACGCAGATTTTTGAAGAAGACAACGAAACGCTGATTTGTGACATCACCGAAATCGGCCAGCGCTATCGTCTGGCCAAAGGCGGTAATGGCGGCTTCGGTAACCTGCATTTCACCACTTCGACCAATCGCGCGCCACGCCGCGCCAATCCGGGGCTGGAAGGCATCGAACGCACGATCTGGCTGCGACTGAAACTCATCGCCGATGCCGGGCTTGTCGGTCTGCCCAATGCTGGAAAATCGACGTTTCTGGCAAGTGTGACGGCGGCAAAGCCGAAGATTGCCGATTATCCCTTCACGACACTGCATCCCAACCTTGGGGTTGCGCGCGTTGACGGCCGCGAATTTGTTATCGCGGATATTCCGGGCCTCATCGAAGGGGCGAGCGAGGGCGTGGGGCTTGGCGACAGGTTTCTCGGTCATGTCGAGCGCACGCGTGTGCTGCTACATCTGGTTTCCGCGCAGGAAGACGATGTCGGTCAGGCCTACAAGGTCATTCGCGGCGAACTTGAAGCCTATGCGCATGGCCTTGCCGACAAACCCGAGATCGTGGCGCTTTCGCAGGTCGATACACTTGATCCCGATGCACGAAAGGCGAAGGTCAAGGCGCTGAAAAAGGCTTGCGGGCATGAGCCGCTTTTGCTGTCTGCGGTCAGCCACGAAGGATTGAACGATACGTTGCGTAGGCTTGCCAGTATCATCGATCAGAGCCGTGCGGCGGAAGCTGGAACGAGCGAGGATGACGACGCTTCGCAGACAGTCGGGAATTAG
- a CDS encoding GNAT family N-acetyltransferase, with amino-acid sequence MVVEVLEEECRDCCSALETSFAPLSPDTIPGLDCPVLVTERLVLRPPHDEDVDAISYLANSPRVSVMLARMPHPYTRENATDFVERVRKGEMGNCIYAITQSDTGIFMGCCGIHPHKHGDGLEIGYWLGEPYWGYGYATEAAHALIDLAFRATLIERLHVSCRASNSGSRRVIHKCGFQFFGLGMADSLAAGNVPIERYVLDRRTWIGLRDWQS; translated from the coding sequence ATGGTTGTCGAAGTTTTAGAAGAAGAATGTAGGGATTGCTGTAGCGCGCTGGAGACCAGCTTCGCTCCTCTTTCGCCCGATACGATACCGGGCCTGGATTGCCCCGTCCTCGTTACTGAACGGTTGGTTCTGCGTCCACCGCATGACGAAGACGTGGATGCCATTTCCTATCTTGCCAATAGTCCTCGCGTCTCGGTCATGCTCGCCCGCATGCCGCATCCTTATACGCGTGAGAACGCGACCGACTTTGTCGAACGCGTACGAAAAGGCGAGATGGGAAATTGCATTTACGCGATCACGCAGTCCGATACCGGCATCTTTATGGGGTGTTGCGGCATCCATCCACATAAACACGGCGATGGTCTGGAGATCGGCTATTGGCTGGGTGAACCTTATTGGGGTTATGGCTATGCGACTGAAGCCGCACATGCACTGATCGATCTTGCATTTCGTGCAACGCTGATCGAACGGCTGCATGTCTCTTGCCGCGCCAGTAATAGTGGATCGCGCCGGGTGATTCACAAGTGCGGCTTCCAGTTCTTCGGTCTCGGCATGGCGGATTCGCTCGCTGCAGGAAACGTACCGATCGAGCGTTACGTTCTCGATCGGCGCACCTGGATCGGTTTGAGAGACTGGCAGTCATAG
- the rpmA gene encoding 50S ribosomal protein L27, whose protein sequence is MAHKKAGGSSRNGRDSESKRLGVKKFGGEAVLAGNIIVRQRGTKWHPGANVGLGKDHTIFATTNGSVSFRTKAKGRTYVSVDPIAEAAE, encoded by the coding sequence ATGGCACATAAAAAAGCTGGTGGTTCCTCGCGTAACGGTCGCGATTCAGAATCCAAACGCCTGGGCGTGAAGAAGTTTGGCGGCGAAGCTGTGCTTGCCGGCAATATCATCGTGCGTCAGCGCGGCACCAAGTGGCATCCGGGTGCCAATGTCGGCCTCGGCAAGGACCATACCATTTTTGCAACCACGAACGGTTCCGTGTCTTTCCGTACGAAAGCCAAGGGCCGCACCTACGTGTCGGTAGACCCGATCGCGGAAGCAGCAGAGTAA
- the rplU gene encoding 50S ribosomal protein L21, with translation MFAVIKTGGKQYRVAANDLIKVEKVAGEAGDIVEFAEVMMVGSTIGVPTVEGALVTAEVVEQGRARKVIAFKKRRRQNSKRTRGHRQELTTIRISEILTEGAKPSKKAAEKKAPKVAAAKAEGETAKPKKAAPKKAAAKAETAE, from the coding sequence ATGTTCGCAGTCATCAAGACTGGTGGCAAGCAGTATCGCGTTGCCGCAAATGACCTGATCAAGGTCGAAAAAGTTGCCGGCGAAGCTGGTGATATTGTAGAATTCGCAGAAGTTATGATGGTCGGCTCGACCATCGGTGTTCCAACTGTCGAAGGCGCGCTGGTCACAGCGGAAGTCGTCGAGCAGGGTCGTGCCCGTAAGGTCATCGCGTTCAAGAAGCGCCGCCGTCAGAATTCGAAGCGCACCCGCGGCCATCGTCAGGAACTGACGACCATCCGCATCTCGGAAATCCTCACAGAAGGCGCCAAGCCTTCCAAGAAGGCCGCCGAGAAGAAGGCTCCGAAGGTTGCCGCTGCCAAAGCAGAAGGCGAAACCGCAAAGCCTAAGAAGGCAGCGCCTAAGAAGGCTGCAGCCAAGGCTGAAACGGCCGAGTAA
- the fhuB gene encoding Fe(3+)-hydroxamate ABC transporter permease FhuB gives MRLETLPRAMVGRGMVLIALLMVALMLTAMRIYLNLPAKGAVLQQIIFAHSVLPRLAIALICGAALGLSGALIQRVLRNAIADPSTLGIMAGAQLAMTVATIYAPVLMEVARSPVAFTGGVLSLLIVLGLSWRQNLEPVSVIISGMMFSLIAASLSATIILSNGDYLMSLFIWGSGSLDQTGWGPALSLIARTLITLILAVLLLRPLDLLSLGDSTAKALGMGVTLIRAAVLILAVFLATSISAEVGIIGFIGFVAPNVARMAGARTARQILFSSMAIGALLLLLTDGLVDFVSIFYGTFVPTGAVTAILGGPLLLWLLPNIKSTLQATAALNPRRVSRPGLIILSIAFLALLLIPLALFVSRSPDGWAITQGPLLDTIMPWRWPRLMAAISTGAMLATAGCILQRTLGNPMASPEVLGISSGAGVGLAAVLLLMTAPGKEAQFNGALAGSLIAAAIILTLAARYRFNTERLLLAGIATGSISGAFLTLIMARGGAETMALLSWMSGSTQRVTPQDALLLAFTAIFAMVPIVFMIRWLDIMPLGNARARAIGLNVRFSSLLLILIASALSAASTLFIGPLSFIGLMAPHLARQAGFMRAGWHLSGSIAIGICIMIFADWMARSVAFPYQLPLGLFASMIGGPYLIWSLNRSA, from the coding sequence ATGAGGCTTGAAACTCTACCGCGCGCCATGGTTGGGCGAGGGATGGTCCTAATCGCGCTGCTCATGGTTGCTTTAATGCTGACGGCTATGCGGATATATTTAAATCTGCCGGCAAAAGGCGCGGTTTTGCAGCAGATCATTTTCGCCCATAGTGTCCTGCCGCGTCTTGCAATCGCATTGATCTGCGGTGCTGCGCTGGGGCTTTCGGGTGCATTGATACAAAGAGTATTGCGCAATGCCATTGCTGACCCCTCAACATTGGGAATAATGGCAGGCGCACAGCTCGCCATGACCGTGGCGACGATCTATGCGCCGGTTCTTATGGAAGTCGCGCGCTCGCCGGTTGCTTTCACCGGCGGCGTTCTATCGCTGCTGATTGTGCTCGGGCTCTCCTGGCGGCAGAATCTGGAGCCTGTCAGCGTTATCATCAGTGGCATGATGTTCTCTCTGATCGCGGCGTCATTGAGCGCGACCATCATTTTGAGCAATGGCGATTATCTTATGTCACTCTTCATCTGGGGGAGCGGTTCTCTCGACCAGACAGGCTGGGGGCCGGCGCTTTCGCTAATTGCAAGAACACTCATCACGTTGATCCTTGCCGTCCTTTTGCTGCGTCCGCTTGATTTGCTCAGCCTTGGTGACAGCACCGCAAAAGCGCTTGGAATGGGGGTGACCTTAATTCGTGCGGCGGTGTTGATTCTTGCCGTCTTTCTGGCGACCAGTATTTCGGCGGAAGTTGGTATTATCGGGTTCATTGGGTTCGTTGCCCCCAATGTGGCACGGATGGCCGGAGCAAGAACGGCGCGACAAATACTGTTCTCATCCATGGCCATAGGCGCGCTTCTGTTGCTTCTGACGGATGGATTGGTTGATTTTGTATCCATTTTCTACGGTACGTTCGTACCGACAGGTGCCGTAACCGCAATATTGGGCGGACCGTTGCTGCTTTGGCTTCTCCCAAATATCAAAAGCACGCTTCAGGCAACCGCAGCACTCAACCCTCGTCGTGTCAGCCGTCCGGGTTTGATCATCTTGTCCATTGCCTTTCTTGCTCTGCTGCTGATACCGCTTGCATTGTTTGTCTCGAGGAGCCCCGATGGTTGGGCCATCACACAAGGACCGCTTCTGGACACCATCATGCCCTGGCGCTGGCCCCGCCTTATGGCAGCCATAAGCACTGGAGCCATGCTGGCAACGGCTGGATGTATTTTGCAAAGAACACTCGGCAATCCGATGGCCAGCCCTGAAGTGCTTGGTATCTCATCGGGTGCGGGGGTCGGATTGGCAGCCGTTCTGCTCTTGATGACAGCGCCGGGAAAAGAGGCGCAGTTCAACGGCGCATTGGCCGGTTCATTGATTGCGGCGGCAATCATTCTCACTCTCGCCGCGCGCTATCGCTTCAATACAGAACGTCTGTTGCTTGCCGGCATTGCAACTGGTTCAATCTCCGGCGCATTCTTAACGTTGATTATGGCGCGCGGCGGTGCTGAAACAATGGCACTGTTAAGCTGGATGAGTGGTTCTACGCAAAGGGTTACGCCACAGGACGCCTTATTGCTGGCCTTCACGGCGATTTTTGCGATGGTCCCGATCGTGTTCATGATAAGATGGCTTGATATCATGCCGCTTGGCAATGCGCGTGCCCGTGCCATCGGACTGAATGTGAGGTTTTCATCCTTATTGCTGATCCTGATTGCTTCTGCTCTTTCGGCAGCTTCAACACTTTTTATCGGCCCTCTTTCCTTCATCGGGCTGATGGCCCCGCATCTTGCGCGGCAGGCGGGCTTCATGCGAGCCGGGTGGCACCTTTCAGGTTCCATTGCCATTGGGATATGTATTATGATCTTTGCTGACTGGATGGCGCGTTCTGTGGCATTTCCTTATCAGCTTCCGCTAGGCTTGTTCGCGTCTATGATCGGTGGGCCTTATCTCATCTGGAGCCTGAACAGGTCGGCTTAA
- a CDS encoding ABC transporter substrate-binding protein, whose protein sequence is MPLLAADIESAEAAALETFLKKPVAIVDWALVETSLALGVAPIAAVELINYRKLVIEPPLPDGIVDLGLRGSINFELLASLQPEKIYGSNYTAWANDLMRPIAPVVSLPIYMTGKSPYAEAEVATRAMADDYDLSHKADSYIGQTADFIRQSGERIARHRQHPLLIINIGDAKHIRVFGGDSIFGVVAEMMGFSSAWASTSYSATAPISIETLVDYPDAIVIIISPIPPDARRALPQSTLWKAMPAVRDGRVFTLDPINPFGGLPTARRFARLLEEALREWP, encoded by the coding sequence ATGCCGCTTTTGGCCGCAGATATTGAGTCCGCAGAGGCTGCGGCTCTTGAAACCTTCCTTAAAAAGCCTGTTGCTATTGTCGATTGGGCGCTGGTTGAAACCAGCCTCGCTTTAGGTGTGGCGCCAATAGCGGCGGTTGAGCTTATAAACTACCGCAAGTTGGTGATTGAGCCACCCCTGCCTGACGGGATCGTTGATCTTGGTTTGCGTGGCTCGATCAATTTCGAGCTGCTTGCATCTCTCCAGCCAGAGAAAATCTACGGCTCAAATTATACTGCATGGGCCAATGATCTGATGCGACCGATCGCGCCCGTTGTTTCGCTGCCCATATATATGACCGGTAAGTCGCCTTACGCCGAGGCCGAGGTCGCCACACGTGCAATGGCAGACGATTACGATCTTTCACACAAAGCTGATTCCTATATTGGACAGACCGCAGATTTTATCCGGCAGAGCGGTGAGCGGATAGCCAGGCATAGACAACACCCCTTATTGATCATCAACATAGGCGATGCGAAACATATCCGTGTCTTCGGTGGCGATTCCATATTCGGGGTGGTGGCTGAAATGATGGGGTTTAGCTCTGCCTGGGCCAGCACCAGCTATTCGGCAACAGCTCCCATCAGTATCGAAACTCTGGTCGATTATCCCGATGCGATCGTGATTATAATTTCCCCCATTCCTCCGGATGCACGTCGCGCCTTGCCGCAAAGTACTTTGTGGAAGGCAATGCCGGCGGTACGCGACGGACGCGTTTTCACACTTGATCCGATCAATCCATTTGGTGGTCTACCCACCGCGCGGCGGTTTGCAAGATTACTAGAAGAGGCGCTGCGGGAATGGCCATGA
- a CDS encoding TonB-dependent siderophore receptor encodes MTTAIVNPLYAQDAVQLQTIVVDGSGKGVKDKALQATGPVDGYVATVTATGSKTATPLIELPQSVSVVTSKQMEDRNVQNLGQALNYTSGLATQPFGNDVRYFSPIIRGFEGNQSVYLNSFRFIRDFGVIALEPYGLERIDVVRGPASVLYGQGEPGGIINLISKRPTFQEFGNVGLEWGTNKRYVAKADIGGNFRDDISYRLTALGRLADGEQDYTNDDRFYIAPAVTWAPDEDTSLTILASLQRDKGTSQIGLPQQGTLDFNPNGSIPISRYLGEPDFNDNKSTLATIGYELRHRFNETFEFRQNFQYLSFKNDYNNLYYSKLDADMRTVTRGASVQSEEIDSFGVDNQLEANFVTGPLDHTAIFGLDYRNNKQWRSSNFSAAQTTIDLFNPVYGTPIIYDPAKGNISEVRLQQTGLYVQDQIKYDRLSVSLGLRQDWTSTRDLVNDESVDEHALTGRAGAIYRFDNGIAPYLSYATSFNPVSGVNDVTGDMLKPSEGKQYEAGVKFQPDGWDGFLTASVYHLTKTNVTNKEADSSGKNLTVQNGEVRSRGFELEGTTSLGNGLSMVGNYTYTDAKIVEGDATATSNTSGNRPANVPEHSASLWADYSFDENTALAGVSLGAGVRYLGSRYGNVANTIRMPSAVVFDAAIRYQKDNFNAALNFTNLGDERYVASCNFGCFYGEGRSIIANVGYSW; translated from the coding sequence ATGACCACGGCTATCGTCAACCCGCTTTATGCGCAGGATGCGGTGCAACTGCAAACCATCGTCGTTGACGGCAGCGGCAAAGGGGTAAAGGATAAGGCGCTTCAGGCGACTGGTCCTGTTGACGGATATGTTGCGACCGTAACTGCCACAGGGTCCAAGACAGCGACCCCTCTGATCGAGCTTCCACAATCGGTTTCGGTTGTGACGTCAAAGCAGATGGAGGATCGTAATGTCCAGAATCTCGGTCAGGCACTGAATTACACTTCCGGCCTCGCGACCCAGCCTTTCGGTAACGATGTTCGCTATTTCAGCCCGATCATCCGTGGCTTCGAGGGCAATCAGAGTGTCTATCTGAATTCGTTCCGTTTCATTCGTGATTTTGGCGTCATTGCCCTTGAACCTTACGGTTTGGAACGCATTGATGTCGTGCGTGGTCCCGCGTCGGTCCTCTACGGGCAGGGCGAGCCGGGCGGCATCATCAACCTGATATCCAAGCGCCCGACTTTTCAGGAGTTCGGCAATGTCGGACTGGAATGGGGCACGAACAAGCGCTACGTCGCCAAGGCTGACATCGGTGGCAATTTCCGTGACGACATTTCCTACCGTCTGACGGCTTTGGGCCGACTGGCCGACGGCGAGCAGGATTACACCAATGACGACCGTTTTTACATCGCGCCAGCAGTCACATGGGCACCCGACGAAGATACATCGCTGACCATTCTCGCCAGTCTGCAACGCGACAAGGGTACTTCACAAATAGGATTGCCGCAGCAAGGAACGCTTGATTTCAACCCCAATGGAAGCATCCCCATCAGTCGCTATCTGGGTGAACCTGATTTCAATGACAACAAAAGCACACTTGCAACCATAGGCTATGAGTTGCGCCATCGTTTCAACGAAACTTTCGAATTCCGTCAGAATTTCCAGTATCTGTCTTTCAAGAACGATTATAACAATCTGTATTATTCAAAGCTCGATGCGGATATGAGAACGGTGACCCGTGGAGCGAGCGTGCAATCGGAAGAGATCGACAGCTTTGGCGTCGATAACCAACTCGAAGCAAACTTCGTTACCGGTCCTCTCGATCATACTGCCATTTTCGGGCTTGATTACCGAAACAATAAGCAATGGCGCTCCTCGAATTTTTCTGCTGCTCAGACAACGATTGATCTGTTCAATCCAGTCTATGGCACTCCAATCATTTATGATCCGGCAAAGGGGAATATATCCGAGGTGCGTTTGCAGCAGACCGGATTGTATGTTCAGGACCAGATAAAATATGACAGGCTGTCAGTGTCACTGGGGCTGCGTCAGGATTGGACCAGCACGCGTGACCTGGTAAACGATGAAAGCGTTGACGAACATGCGCTGACCGGTCGCGCCGGAGCGATTTACCGTTTTGATAATGGCATTGCCCCCTATCTGAGCTATGCAACATCGTTCAACCCGGTCTCCGGTGTAAACGATGTCACAGGGGATATGCTAAAGCCATCAGAGGGCAAGCAATATGAAGCGGGCGTCAAGTTCCAGCCAGACGGCTGGGACGGTTTCCTTACGGCAAGCGTTTATCACCTGACCAAGACCAATGTAACCAACAAAGAGGCGGACAGTTCAGGCAAGAACCTGACAGTTCAAAACGGTGAGGTGCGCTCACGCGGTTTCGAACTCGAAGGAACGACAAGTCTCGGTAATGGCCTGTCGATGGTTGGCAATTATACCTATACAGATGCAAAAATCGTAGAGGGCGATGCAACCGCTACCTCGAATACAAGCGGCAATCGTCCGGCAAATGTTCCTGAACATAGTGCCTCTTTATGGGCCGATTACAGCTTCGATGAAAACACGGCTCTTGCGGGTGTTTCGCTGGGCGCAGGCGTTCGTTATCTCGGTAGCCGTTATGGCAATGTTGCCAACACGATCCGCATGCCTTCCGCCGTTGTGTTCGACGCGGCCATCCGTTACCAGAAGGATAATTTCAACGCTGCACTCAACTTCACCAATCTCGGTGATGAACGCTATGTCGCAAGCTGTAACTTCGGCTGTTTCTATGGCGAAGGTCGTTCCATTATCGCTAATGTCGGTTACTCATGGTAA